The Mucilaginibacter mallensis genome has a segment encoding these proteins:
- a CDS encoding acyltransferase family protein, whose translation MKYNPQLDSMRALAALAIIAYHYLLFPAGWIGVQFFFVLSGFLISGIILNGKRQYKAQGMLTFFKVFYNRRMRRLFPLYFGYLGLLGIFYLFTKKPEAINSEWLWLLTYTLNFRWLFDSYTFHMVYGHLWSLALEWQFYLVWPFFLWKLPEKYFFRVMFILIFMAMFIRIMEYVVCNHITYLVGYHGTPVKEALAPYVLPFSHLDAFVFGALLCDRRFRHFLCKPVIAYLCISVTLIAGLVLVMVIPTYSFASLGWPTNLPSAFQWVWGYFLLNLTSAALIANLIQRKDAWLFSFTKLKLFQHLGKISYGIYVYHPIIIFITLGIDAKIHHFPGSKILELLIVMALTSFAAHFSYELWEKRFLKKKKVIKTTVKPEPEIVYN comes from the coding sequence ATGAAATACAATCCCCAATTGGATAGCATGCGGGCCTTAGCAGCACTTGCTATAATTGCCTATCACTATTTACTTTTCCCGGCCGGGTGGATAGGTGTACAGTTCTTTTTTGTATTGTCCGGATTTTTAATTTCAGGCATAATACTCAATGGGAAAAGGCAATACAAAGCGCAAGGGATGTTAACTTTTTTCAAAGTTTTTTATAACCGCAGGATGCGGCGTTTGTTCCCGCTGTATTTTGGTTATTTAGGTTTACTTGGCATTTTCTACCTTTTTACAAAAAAACCGGAAGCAATTAATAGTGAATGGTTATGGTTACTCACTTACACACTAAATTTCAGATGGTTGTTTGATAGTTATACTTTCCATATGGTGTACGGGCATCTGTGGAGCCTGGCACTCGAATGGCAATTTTACCTGGTATGGCCTTTCTTTCTATGGAAACTACCTGAAAAATATTTTTTCAGGGTGATGTTTATCCTAATATTCATGGCCATGTTTATCCGGATAATGGAATATGTTGTGTGCAATCATATAACATACCTGGTTGGTTACCATGGCACCCCGGTAAAAGAGGCACTGGCTCCCTATGTGTTGCCATTTTCGCATCTTGATGCCTTTGTATTTGGGGCTTTATTGTGCGATAGAAGATTCAGGCATTTTCTTTGCAAACCGGTGATAGCTTATTTATGTATATCGGTAACTCTAATCGCCGGGTTAGTTCTCGTTATGGTAATTCCAACATACTCATTCGCTTCATTAGGGTGGCCAACAAATTTACCATCGGCGTTTCAGTGGGTATGGGGCTATTTTTTATTAAATTTAACAAGTGCGGCCCTGATCGCTAACCTCATCCAACGAAAAGATGCCTGGCTATTTTCATTTACCAAGCTGAAACTGTTTCAGCATTTAGGTAAAATCTCATACGGAATATACGTTTATCACCCTATAATTATTTTCATAACCCTTGGTATTGATGCCAAAATACACCACTTCCCTGGCAGCAAAATTTTAGAATTATTAATTGTGATGGCATTGACCTCCTTTGCTGCACACTTCTCATACGAGTTATGGGAAAAAAGATTCCTTAAAAAGAAAAAGGTGATAAAAA